In the genome of Impatiens glandulifera chromosome 6, dImpGla2.1, whole genome shotgun sequence, the window aattgtatatatgatttttattttttcattgtcATAATTAACACAAGTAATTCTTTCTCATATGCAgaaaaaagtttattattagGAAAAAAAGACTTGATTATGATTGGAACGAATGATATGAGCTTCCGTTTCTGAATTAAAATAACCCCATACCAATATTGCTTGCATCTGTCTCTACAATAAAGGTATGGTTAAAATCAGGTAATGTCAAAATTGATGGAGTATACATTGCtctttttaatttgtcaaaagctCATGTGAGATTTTAGACCAtacaaaactatatttttttcaacaaattaaatagTGGTCTAgcaattaaatcataattacaTATAAATCTTCTATAATAGTTTGTTAGTCTTAAAAACCTCTTAGCATTTTAATTGTTGTAAGAATAGATCAATGCTTCATTGCTAACAATTTATCAGGATCTGCTTCTACTCCTTCAGCTAAGATAGTATGACCTAagtactctattttttttaagcaaaagaacacttagatttttttagTATGTTATTTCAGAATATCAAAAAGTAATCGAATATGAGTTAAATGATCTTTCCAAATTTTGCTATACACAAGTATGTCATCAAAAAATATCAAGACAAATTTTCGCAAATATGGTTTGAATATTGTATTCATGGTACATTGAAATTTTAAAGGAGCATTTGTTAGACCAAATGGCATGACTATAAATTTATACAACCCTTCATGagttttaaatgttattttatgtatatattttggGTTTATACAAATTTGATGAAATCTAGCTATTAAATCAAGTTTGGTATATATACAACTAGCATAAAGTTCATCAAGTAATTCCTCTATAATAGGTATAAAAACTTATATCCCATCTTTTAGCCTAACGataataagaggtggatactaaccctaagttcttGGGTTTGAGCCCGTTAGgtggcaagttctgcgcctagttaaatggttaagtgtatttgcaggctacatacttaatcatTTGTCCTATTTTTATCTCCTCTTCTAGACTAGCGGCAATAAGAGATGGATACTAACTCTAAAGTTCTgtgttcgagcccgtcaggtggcaagttctgcgcctagttaaatggttaggTGGGTTTGcaggctacatacttaattcgttTTCCCATTTTCGttcgaaaaaaaaaacttatttttaaatgtcaTACTATTTAGTTTCCTATAGTCTATACAAAGTCTCCAACTCATATCTTTCTTCTTAACTAAAATGATAGGTGTTGCAAATGCATTGTTACTAAGTCTAATTATACCTTGTTTAGACATTTTTATAATCAGTTttcaatttatgttttatacaATGCAGGGTACCTGTAGGGGTTAGGCTAATTGGGATTGCTCCCTCCTTAAGAACAATATGATGATCTTGTTGTCTAGTGGGAGACAACTATGTGGAATCttgaaataaaaagttaaactcatCCAAAAGTAAGTTTAATTGTTCTCTTGGAATCTTAAAATCCATGTTAGtatagattgaaaaaaaaatgaggagATAAAGAAACACAATTTGTCAATGATGTAGttttgtcaaatttaatttcttttttgaaaCTTGTCGTTTGAAacacaattttttgaggtgtgaagctaaTCATTActgctatatcaagagatttgataaatcgtacattattctactcctctacgttgatgacatgttgattgttagaGCAAACTTGTATAAGCTTAACAAGTTAAAGAAATAGTTATCTAAAatgtttgcaatgaaggatttgggtgagGCAAAATAAATCTTTGGGATGAGGATCTTTAGAGATAAAgaatttctcaaattttcacaagaaaaatatatgaaaaaagttCTCAGTAGATTCAACTTGTACGATATAAATTAGTTACTACCCTTTTAGTTAGTCACTTTAGACTATCCAAAGATCAATCATCTTCAACGAATgatgagaaaaattacatggtcaTCGTTCTATATGCCTCCACTATTgattgtattatgtatgcgacaATTTGCACACGACTAGGCATATCACATGTAGTGAGGGTTGTTAGTAGATCCATGAGCAACCCGGATAGACAACATTGGAAAGTAGTAAAGTGAATACTATGATACTTAAGAAAAAGTGTGGGTCTCattttgtgttttcgaaagtttaatatgagtttgaaaagatatgttgatgctgacaatgatggtgatggtgatagtaggaagagcacaataTGATACATCTAAACTCTAGTAGTACTTTAATTAGTTAGGTTTTAAAATTGCAAAAGATGGTtactctttctagttgtgaagcaGAGTATGTTATGTGATAGAGGCTTTTAAAAAGATGATGTGGTTGTAACCATTTTTACGAGAGTTTAGTttagactacgagggaagtgtatTGTGATGCAACAGTCAAAGTGACATTTATTTGGTAAAGAATCTTGTTTATCATGGTATGACGAATCATATACATGTTCGTTTTCATTTCATCCGATCAAatttagaagatggagtgttCACTTTTAAGAAGATTTTTAGGAGTGAAATCTAGTTGATATGCTGACGAAATTGTGACAAAcaagaaactgaagttgtgtgtatctacagttggtcttcttcgttaagataTCGGTTGGAGAGTCGTTACCGATCAAAGACGATGAAGTTAGTCTTCAAGTGGAGATTATTGAGTTGTGGAgactacacttataataaactctataagagttaattagagtttactGAGTTTGTATTTGAGTTTTGGTTTGGGCTTAATCAagaaataattatgtttaattacgTTAAAGTTTATCCTGTAAATATGttgttgtaattattttataggaTAAGACATAATTTTAGAAGATAAAGTGTTaacaaaaactctgtattcattttttttattcatagtgaaatctgatAGCGGCTAAAATGGACATAACTAATTtaagtgaaccactataaatatgtattttttcttgcatttttacaaaTCATTTCAAGCATTTCAGATTTGATGATTCAAATCCTAACCGCCAAAACTCTTCGTCCGTTAAAATTCGGTAGTTAATTTACTAACATtgatatcttatttatttataaatgacatATACATAATAAGAAAGTCATTTAAattgttaagaaaatatttcgttttgtataactttagcaataaaattcttcaaattttaaGGTTTCAAAGAAGATATCCGAAATTTCAATTCACCAAATAAAAaactcttttctttttatttatttatttatttatttatacatggtcccttttttctaaaaaaaaaacggTTCAATCAAACCGGTAATGATAATTAGGGTCAAAATGTGGACCGACTATAAGCTTACCGCTTACGAAAGGAATGACGAATCAAACGGTCCACAAACACCGGTTCGGGCCGTCGTCTCTCTCTCCTCAAACCCTAATTATCCCCAAACCAGGTTTTCGCCAAACCTATTTAAGCTACTACGGCCAACaatattatctttgaagaagaaaaataagagaaaatgtCGGTTTTCACCTGCAACGCCTGTAACAAAGAACTTCAAGATGAATCGGAGCAGAAGCTTCACTACAAATCCGAATGGCATCGCTACAACCTCAAACGCAAGGTTACTCATCGACCCATCTCTTTTTCCTCCCTCTATTGTTACCCTACGTTTAGTTCTGTGCGATTGGAGAAAATCCTTGATTGATTATCATCagatttctttttctttctaatttgcAGCTGTAGATATTGAATTAGGGTATTGTTTTGCCACTATTTCagaatttgatcaaatttggatTGATTTTCTGATGTTTATCTTccatttcttatattttatagacGGGGGTTCTTCTGTAATAGATACCAAAGTGCTTATGTTATTGGTGTTTGTCTAATGAAACAAATTGTTCAGttgaatttcaatttcaatttcacttGATTTGGTTATTAAGATCATGTTTGTAATCAATCTGGTTGGATGATATGAACAATAATAGGTTGCTGGAGTTCCAGGGGTGACTGAAACACTCTTCCTTTCTAGACAAGCTGCACTTGCTGTAGGCAACAACAAGCCTTCTGCAACACCTATGTTGTTTTGTTGTGGTCTTTGTAACAAAGGGTATAGAAGTTCACAAGCACATGCTCAACACCTGAAATCACGCAGCCACGTACTTCTGGCTTCCCAAGAAACTGGTCGTTCGAATGTGGAGAGGGCAATAATAAAGCCACTTCCACCGCGTGTTGTCAATAACCACCTTTCCCAACAaactgatgatgatgaagatgaggaagaAAGTGAGTGGGAAGAGGTTGACTCTGATGAAGATAACCTCACAGAAGCTGTGGGTTCTTTGAAAAATTTGAAagttgatgaagatgatgatgagcaTGTTGAAATGGAGGAGGATGATGAGGAAGAGactgatgatattttattagatcCGTTGTGCTGCTTTATGTGTGATTTGGAACATGACACCTTAGAAAGCTGTATGGTACACATGCACAAGAAACATGGGTTTTTCATACCCGACATAGAATACCTAAAAGATCCAAAAGGTTTTCTTACATATCTTGGCCTTAAGGTACATTTTCTGTCAAATTTCTCATCAGAATCTTGATGTTGGAAGCTTTGTTTGATATTCTTTCTACTTATGATGAACACCAGGTTAAAAAGGACCTCCTATGTTTGTATTGCAACCATAGACGTTTTCCTTTCGCTAGCTTGGAAGCAGTTAGGAAGCATATGGAAGCCAAAAGCCATTGCAAGGTTCATTATGGGGATGGTGGAGATGATGAAGAAGCAGAGCTAGAGGATTTTTATGACTATAGTAGCAGGTATATTTGTAAACAGAACTTATTGAAACAAGtaactgttttcaaataagttaATACATATGCCTTGACGATTTGATTTATTCGTGTGTTTGTAGTTACATGAATGAAGATGGAATGGAGGATGATCAACAACAGATTATGACAGCTGATGAGATGAAAAATAATGTTGAACTTGGAAGCGGTGGATCTGAACTTGTGATAACACAGAAAAGAACAGCTGACGGAGTTGTTTCAACTAAGATGCTTGGCTCTCGTGAATTTTTGCGATATTATCGTCAGAAACCTAAACCTACTCCAGCCAATCATGCAGTTATAGCTGCCCTAGCCTCAAGGTTGGATTTATTTTGATGGTTATTGTTAAATAGAAGTAAACAACCATATAACTTATCATTATTATGACTCAGGTATCGTAGCATGGGTTTGGTGACTACGCTGTCGAGGGAGAAGTTCGTGAAGATGAAGGTGTTGAGACAGATGAACAGGTCGGGTGTGGAGCAAATGAGGTCGAAAATGGGAATGAAAAGCAATGTTATCAATAACCTTCCAAGTAATGTACCATACTAAGAAGAAACAAGTCTCAACTTTATGGtactttttttaatacattttaagcATCATTTTAAAGACAGTTTGCTagatcataatatttttcatgAGTTTAAACATTGTGTCTTTTGTGTTAGCAACATTGTGtcttttgttataaaaaaaattgtatttggGATTTTGactgttatatattttttgtttactaTTTATTAATGGTTAGGGATTACAATAGGACATATCTTTTTCATGAATTTTCTTTTTActatgatatatttaattttaatttatgataatagTTGTCTTAAACATTTTTTGGTCTAATTGATAATTGAGGTTCGAATTTGAGTTTTAAGTCTTCATTTTTGtattttcaattaaatcatcatattcttacttttttttaaataaaaaaaaatagcaatatttgtttttcttctaattattctcaaatattatacattttttagaTGATCAACTTgctcttatattttttattttttattttttattatagaatttgtatattttgaaaattattcaatttaaaatattaatacattaaatttttttctttggaaaatatatacaaaatttatctttttttaaaaaaaattcaaatctttCAGTTCTATCACGTAATTTTTAGCTACAAACTCACTCTGACcgattaaaatgtataaatctcaaaaaaattcaattttaaaaattaagtacaaAATATCGTTAAAAACTATCAAATTTTTAAGATAAgccaaaaaatattcaattttaaaaattaagtccaaaatatagttaaaaattgtcaaatttATAAGATAAGCGAAAATGATAACCCCTGAGCCAGGGGTGCACCACGACGATAAGGGGAGTCGACTAGCAGAAGGGATAAAAGAGAGTGAAACCACCCTCGAAATGAGGTATTTTCACCTAAAttataaccaaaataaaacattCCAAAGACGAATCAACTATTTATATTTTGCATCGACCTAAAttcaaatctcaaataacctaaCTTTCTTGAATAAATTCTGATTCAAAGAAAAACCGATTGATTTGGTTCGGCATTCTCAtggtaaattaaaaattgacCTTTATCACAAATGTGAAAAATGCCAAGAAAAAAGTGTTCCCTAAACTCATAAGGAAGTATATAACTATATATGCATTACCCTAAGTTTACTACAATTTCAAAAACATAGTTTACTACAAAAAAATTTAACCAACAATGTTTCTTTCTATCATTCAATACTCACCATTTTACAACATCCATCAATATTGATCATGTATAGGGTAAATCAAAGTTTAAGGAAAAAATGAAAACTACTGTTGCTATCGATTCAACTACACAAATATCAACTGTCACAAATTGCTATCAATTCTTCTGGTCTTGTCTAACTCTCAAATAATCGCGAGCTCCTTCTTCCCGAACTGTTAATCATAACAACAAACAACGTGTATCAACTAAACAATACAATAATTCAGATCAAAACCaaccaaattttaaaacaaaaattgtttTCATACCTTTGGAAACCTACGATTTCATTGTTTCTATAATCAGGTGAACCTATAATAGATGTAACAGACTCCACACCATAATCAAAGAATTGAGATTCAAATTGTTgattacttcttcttcttctatctcTATCAGCCCTAAACCTCCTTCGATTTCTCGAACTCCTAACATTATCACAAACCTGAAACAGAATACATGAAGTAAACCAATTCCTTTTATCTCTTCTAAACTCATCATCTCCACTATCATTATCTCCATATTCAATAACATAATCACCAAGAACAACCCCATGAGGTATTCCAGCATGAATAGTGTTCAAAACATCAATAGTTTCAGACGACTGTTGAAAATTCTCCCAATCAAGCTGACGAACAGGATCGATTTTCGCAGGACACCCATGTGGGTGTTCTTTCTTAGCATGTTCTTGAAGCTGTAAATAAGTTCCTGTAAATAAACATCCATGTTCTTCACAACATCTTTCTTTCTCATTCATATGTTTACGAGTTTCATCTATAACAATCCATCCTGTAACTTCTCCTCTACATAATGGACATAAGGGTTTTTCATCTGATAATGAACATGTGTTTTCAGGTGAAATTGAATCTGACATTCCATGAGCATTTCTAAAACGGTTTAAACAATTGGAAAGGAAATGATCGGTATCGCAAACGAAAGGACGGCAGCCTTTGTTTAATGAAGAACATTGAAGGAGAACAGTGTTATGAGGAAAGTTTAAACATATAGGGCATAatagatcatcatcatcatcagaaaTTGTATCTAATAACTGAAATTTCTCCATTCAAGCAGCAGCAATGATTCCTGTCAAATGAATATGACCTAGATTTACATTCATACTATATACGAAACCCTTTGAAAATTATCGAATTTTATAAGTAACTGACCTTATCCAGGTTTCTGGGTCGGCGATTCGGCGTTTTGTGAATCGGATCGATCGTATTCTTCGTCTATAACAGCGCGATTTGTGAAGAATCGTGACGAACTGTAGATTTTTGGGAAGATGAAAGAATTGGAAGAGGGAAAAAGATAATGTCTTTTCATTTACAAATCCCGATCTTCAAGCATGCTAcctttcattttcttaaaagtCAAATGcataaaagtattaataaattgtttaataatataattattttagatttttttaaattaagactacattgttttttttattaatttaatatgtttttaaacaaaatatttagaaataatttttgaccTATTATTTTATGAGATTTATACAAtctgttgaatttttttttttttttttttttttttttaaacaacatATAATCTcattagatatttaaaaatatagattttgtatttatatttttttttaaatttcaaacaaaattttatgtatGGTTTATAAGTTTAGACgtatttgtatattaatttgaatatattttatagatatatacgttaaaaactattaaatatttttttgaataacttacaaaaataaataatgtataaaaataaatggaaaaattagaaaaataaaattattatgtttttataactgacataaactaatttaaaaatatatatatataaatattagaatcTCTTATTTAAATGGCTAAAATTTTTAGTCAACAACAAGGATCTGCATGGGACTATCGATGATCGAGTACCTCACGAATCGGGAATAGGGactaaaataaagataattgtCAAATTCGGAGATGTGAAATACGAATAAAATCAGGTTCGAGAATAAGTACTTCAATACCTAACCGGTATAGTTAAAtcattatatttgattatatcttTAATCAGttgatttctttttctttcaaatttatttttatgaaattaatctAGAAATTCTAATTTCCGTGAACTCAATTATTGTACATTTTAAAGTTCCAGCCGAAATTATTTATTATCCATAAAAGACACCTTATCATGCGTGAAACAGGTCTTTTTCAATAATGTCAAGTTAGGCTGCACTCATATAAatccattatatataaattacaaaatattcaaactaatcaatatcatatattatatattagataaaaaaaaaattaattgtttagttctattttattaatcatatcaagttatttatttatattatttctgcattttcttattttagtcacacatttaaattattaacaatagaattttaacaaaaatatatttaaaaatatactttcaaataattaatatatccttacacaatattataaatataattcaccAATCACTATCACTAtgttaaaatacttaaaaatatatattctttactaccattatgtttaaagtaaatataattatcattgtaatttaataataatacttttattaaatatatatatatatactaattaaattcttattatttgttaagtaattaaaaatattaagaatttataatcataaattctaaaaatttgCAGATTTCCAAATTCATAAAACTAAAACAAATTAACAAGAAGATTTCAATAACCAGAAAGGATTAAACTGAATCTGATTCAAACTAGATCATTCCAAATTTCAACAAACGATGAAACCCTAGATCAAATCGATATACAAATTCCAGAAAACCAGATCTAAACAACAATCAACCTCCAAATCCGTAAAGAGTTCTTCCCTGTCTCTTAAGAGCATATACAACATCCATAGCAGTTACCGTCTTCCTTCTAGCATGTTCAGTATAAGTAACAGCATCGCGAATGACATTCTCGAGAAAGATCTTCAAAACACCGCGAGTTTCTTCGTAAATCAAACCGCTGATTCTCTTTACACCTCCTCTACGAGCTAGACGACGGATTGCTGGTTTCGTGATTCCTTGAATGTTATCACGAAGAACTTTACGATGACGCTTTGCTCCTCCTTTGCCTAAACCCTTGCCTCCTTTTCCACGACCTGACATTTTTGAAAgagatggattatttgaaaaaactgATTTAGATCTGAAAATACAGTGAATGATGAAATGTTTAGAGGAGGGATTGTTATTTATAGGTGGGGAATTGGTTTAGATTAGCGGGGGGGGATTTGGACCGTCAGATTGTTATACAATCTAGGGTTAGATTTGTTATCCGTGTGAAATATTTAAGAAAGGATAGCCGTGGATTGTTTCAGATCAACggtgtatatttaattaaaatggatGACAAGGATCGAGACATGGATTAATGACGTAGCACTAGtttcatttaaatcaataaaacaaTAACTCATTATGGGTAAATTTCATTTGACgggtttagatttttttattttattttttacatttaatatgaattttatttcaattttatttttttgtattgacttactattttgaataaattacaaattaaatatatcaaaattactctataaaatatatcaaaacaaTTAGGAATCAATCTAACCAATTTTGTGTAGATATGTTTTATGATGAGAtcattcattataaaaaaaaataattatataaagattttattattcttttagtTACAATTATGTTCCTAACATATATTATGTTCATtataaaatcaacaaataaattatGGTAGAATTATTATAGGTTATTTATTGGGACAATTGGGTTTGGAAATGTCTTTTTTAAACATAGTTTTTAGCTTATTATttgtgtaaataaataaaatatcaattaagaAGCTAATATTGATAAGAATgaactcttttatatatttaaataagtattaGATTAAACTAATATTGATTTCACTATAATATGAAATACACAATTCTTAAcaataaacaaatttcaatacAAATATGTTCACAATCTTCTATGCAACCTAATGAAATTGGTCGTGTTCGCTATCGCGAAAGAGCACCCGTAAGCACCTGCAAAACACAACGACGCAACAACTAACAAAACCGCCTTCCATTGTCGTCCCAAGACAAGAATAGCCAAACCCGCTAAAACAATAGCGGTCAATCTGAGCGCGTTATTCCAAACCCGAAAGGACTTCACTTCACAACGCCAGAACATCCCTTGCAATGGATCACGTgtcaaaaatatcgatttgtGGGATTTGGAACGTGAATTGTTCCAATTCTGCCCGTAGGGGCATGTTCGACTACCGCTGGATTTTCGGTTAGGTTAATGGTTCTATGGCCGAAATGGTATGTCATAATGTAGtcaaataattagaaatatgaaataaaatctcaaatcgtgaattaaaaatcattcaagaataaatattcataataccacatcaaaacaaattattcgtaCCATTAAATATGAAACATGCTTGGTCGATATCATAAATAAACCATTcctgaaatattataaataaaatactagtTGTTTAAGCATTCCAAACAAAACATATAGTAAATACCAAAAGATTAATGTGCACTAAGACTTAAAAAAGGGCGATGAACTCTCTTCAACCGATTCCACGGCTttctaaatcttaaaaaaatatgataatgaCTTACAACGAGATAGTccactaaaataaatataacatgaaTAGTAACATAATGATTTTGGAGCCTTCGATATCTACCACTTTGATCCAAACCTGCTGGACAATAAAGAAGAATGTGAAACATTTATTCAACCtacaatacaatattttttatgaatttgttgTCAATCAAAATCCCATCATGAAAGCACTACAGCCAAAGAACGAACACagtttattcaaaatcaaaattgcttatttttttattcttaacaaACCTGTATACGAATTACGTACCAATAGATCATTCATCGTGTCCAAATTCGGTCAACTCGACCCTATAAAATGGGAAAAGACATCACCTAAGTTATTCCTTGTCTATATA includes:
- the LOC124942001 gene encoding histone H4, with amino-acid sequence MSGRGKGGKGLGKGGAKRHRKVLRDNIQGITKPAIRRLARRGGVKRISGLIYEETRGVLKIFLENVIRDAVTYTEHARRKTVTAMDVVYALKRQGRTLYGFGG
- the LOC124942256 gene encoding cytoplasmic 60S subunit biogenesis factor REI1 homolog 2-like, with the protein product MSVFTCNACNKELQDESEQKLHYKSEWHRYNLKRKVAGVPGVTETLFLSRQAALAVGNNKPSATPMLFCCGLCNKGYRSSQAHAQHLKSRSHVLLASQETGRSNVERAIIKPLPPRVVNNHLSQQTDDDEDEEESEWEEVDSDEDNLTEAVGSLKNLKVDEDDDEHVEMEEDDEEETDDILLDPLCCFMCDLEHDTLESCMVHMHKKHGFFIPDIEYLKDPKGFLTYLGLKVKKDLLCLYCNHRRFPFASLEAVRKHMEAKSHCKVHYGDGGDDEEAELEDFYDYSSSYMNEDGMEDDQQQIMTADEMKNNVELGSGGSELVITQKRTADGVVSTKMLGSREFLRYYRQKPKPTPANHAVIAALASRYRSMGLVTTLSREKFVKMKVLRQMNRSGVEQMRSKMGMKSNVINNLPSNVPY
- the LOC124942822 gene encoding uncharacterized protein LOC124942822, translating into MEKFQLLDTISDDDDDLLCPICLNFPHNTVLLQCSSLNKGCRPFVCDTDHFLSNCLNRFRNAHGMSDSISPENTCSLSDEKPLCPLCRGEVTGWIVIDETRKHMNEKERCCEEHGCLFTGTYLQLQEHAKKEHPHGCPAKIDPVRQLDWENFQQSSETIDVLNTIHAGIPHGVVLGDYVIEYGDNDSGDDEFRRDKRNWFTSCILFQVCDNVRSSRNRRRFRADRDRRRRSNQQFESQFFDYGVESVTSIIGSPDYRNNEIVGFQSSGRRSSRLFES